Proteins co-encoded in one Streptomyces sp. SLBN-31 genomic window:
- a CDS encoding methylated-DNA--[protein]-cysteine S-methyltransferase — translation MDSDGRYEQQVVWTVVGTGVGPLLLAATREGLVNVVFHATDAVRDKALERLRSRLGGEPVEAPDSPLLAEAIRQVEMYFAGERHDFDLPLDWSLISGFNRQVFRELASGVPYGAVVGYGDLAGRVRQPSAAQAVGVAMGSNPLPVVVPCHRVVESDGGIGGFGGGLETKRKLLALEGVLPEPLF, via the coding sequence ATGGACAGCGATGGGCGGTACGAACAGCAGGTCGTGTGGACGGTGGTCGGCACCGGGGTCGGTCCGCTGCTGCTCGCCGCGACCCGCGAGGGTCTGGTCAACGTCGTGTTCCACGCCACGGACGCGGTGCGCGACAAGGCGCTCGAGCGGCTCCGGTCGCGGCTGGGCGGCGAGCCCGTCGAGGCACCCGACTCCCCCCTGCTGGCCGAGGCGATACGACAGGTGGAGATGTACTTCGCGGGCGAGCGGCACGACTTCGACCTGCCGCTGGACTGGTCGCTGATCTCCGGCTTCAACCGGCAGGTGTTCCGCGAACTGGCGTCCGGCGTGCCCTACGGAGCCGTCGTCGGCTACGGCGACCTGGCCGGGCGAGTGCGGCAGCCCAGTGCGGCCCAGGCCGTCGGCGTGGCGATGGGTTCCAATCCGCTGCCGGTCGTGGTGCCCTGCCACCGGGTCGTGGAGAGCGACGGGGGCATCGGCGGGTTCGGCGGCGGGCTGGAGACCAAGCGGAAACTGCTCGCCCTGGAGGGCGTGCTGCCCGAGCCGCTGTTCTGA
- a CDS encoding glycerophosphodiester phosphodiesterase family protein: MYARAVVAIVTALLGAAAFLLPGSDARAGDGEPPLVIAHRGASARAPENTLAAIDKAARMGFSWVENDVQRTKDGELVVLHDDSLRRTTDVEEVFPDRAPWKVKDFTAAEIARLDAGAWFAPRYAGTRVPTLEQYMRRVERNHEKLLLEIKNPELYPGIERQILKLLGNDGWLDHRHLAGRLVVQSFSAASLKIVHHLKPAVTTAYLGAPTVAHLPEYAAFTDGINPSLGAVSTGYVSTVHAFTGPHGKPLSVFAWTVDDADAARRAARYGVDGVITNKPDFVQAALQSP, translated from the coding sequence ATGTACGCGCGCGCAGTTGTCGCCATCGTCACCGCGTTGCTGGGGGCCGCCGCCTTCCTGCTGCCCGGTTCCGACGCCCGGGCGGGCGACGGCGAGCCGCCCCTGGTCATCGCGCACCGGGGCGCCTCCGCCCGTGCGCCGGAGAACACCCTGGCCGCCATCGACAAGGCGGCCCGGATGGGCTTCTCCTGGGTCGAGAACGACGTTCAGCGCACCAAGGACGGTGAGCTCGTCGTCCTCCACGACGACAGCCTGCGGCGGACGACCGATGTGGAGGAGGTCTTCCCCGACCGCGCGCCCTGGAAGGTGAAGGACTTCACCGCGGCCGAGATCGCTCGCCTGGACGCGGGCGCCTGGTTCGCGCCCCGCTACGCGGGCACGCGCGTGCCGACGCTGGAGCAGTACATGCGCCGGGTCGAGCGCAATCACGAGAAGCTGCTGCTCGAGATCAAGAACCCGGAGCTGTACCCGGGCATCGAACGGCAGATCCTGAAGCTGCTGGGCAACGACGGCTGGCTCGACCATCGGCACCTGGCCGGCCGGCTGGTCGTGCAGAGCTTCAGTGCGGCCAGCCTGAAGATCGTCCACCACCTGAAGCCCGCGGTCACGACGGCCTACCTCGGTGCGCCGACCGTGGCCCACCTGCCCGAGTACGCGGCGTTCACCGACGGGATCAACCCCTCCCTCGGTGCGGTCTCGACGGGCTACGTCTCCACGGTGCACGCGTTCACGGGGCCGCACGGCAAGCCGCTGTCGGTCTTCGCGTGGACCGTCGACGACGCGGACGCCGCCCGTCGGGCGGCGCGGTACGGCGTCGACGGCGTCATCACCAACAAGCCCGACTTCGTCCAGGCGGCCCTCCAGTCGCCCTGA
- the uvrB gene encoding excinuclease ABC subunit UvrB, which produces MRPVSNIERTVAPFEVVSPYQPSGDQPAAIADLAKRIEAGEKDVVLLGATGTGKSATTAWMIEKLQRPTLVMAPNKTLAAQLANEFRELLPNNAVEYFVSYYDYYQPEAYVPQSDTYIEKDSSINEEVERLRHSATNSLLTRRDVVVVASVSCIYGLGTPQEYVDRMVPLRVGDEIDRDELLRRFVDIQYTRNDLAFTRGTFRVRGDTIEIFPVYEELAVRIEMFGDEIEALSTLHPLTGEIISDDRQLYVFPASHYVAGPERLERAVNDIEKELGERLAELEKQGKLLEAQRLRMRTTYDIEMLRQIGSCSGVENYSMHFDGRSPGSPPNTLLDYFPDDFLLVIDESHVTVPQIGAMYEGDASRKRTLVDHGFRLPSALDNRPLKWEEFQERIGQTVYLSATPGKYELSRGDGVVEQIIRPTGLVDPEVVVKPTEGQIDDLVHEIRTRTEKDERVLVTTLTKKMAEDLTDYFLELGIQVRYLHSDVDTLRRVELLRELRSGEFDVLVGINLLREGLDLPEVSLVAILDADKEGFLRSGTSLIQTIGRAARNVSGQVHMYADKITPAMEKAIDETNRRREKQVAYNTERGIDPQPLRKKINDIVAQIAREDIDTEQLLGSGYRKSKDGKAAKAPVPALGGKAAGGAKTAKGKAGETVPTDRPAADLAAQIEEMTARMRAAAADLQFEIAARLRDEVSEMKKELRQMKEAGLA; this is translated from the coding sequence ATGCGGCCCGTTTCCAACATCGAACGCACGGTGGCGCCCTTCGAGGTCGTCAGCCCCTACCAGCCCAGCGGCGACCAGCCGGCGGCCATCGCCGACCTGGCCAAGCGCATCGAGGCCGGTGAGAAGGACGTCGTCCTGCTCGGCGCGACCGGCACCGGCAAGTCCGCCACCACCGCGTGGATGATCGAGAAGCTCCAGCGTCCCACCCTGGTGATGGCGCCGAACAAGACGCTGGCCGCCCAGCTGGCGAACGAGTTCCGCGAGCTGCTCCCGAACAACGCCGTCGAGTACTTCGTCTCGTACTACGACTACTACCAGCCCGAGGCGTACGTCCCCCAGTCGGACACCTACATCGAGAAGGACTCCTCGATCAACGAGGAGGTCGAGCGCCTGCGTCACTCCGCCACGAACTCGCTGCTCACCCGCCGCGACGTCGTCGTGGTCGCCTCGGTGTCCTGCATCTACGGCCTCGGTACACCGCAGGAGTACGTGGACCGCATGGTCCCCCTCAGGGTCGGCGACGAGATCGACCGCGACGAGCTGCTGCGCCGCTTCGTGGACATCCAGTACACGCGCAACGACCTGGCGTTCACCCGCGGCACCTTCCGGGTCCGCGGCGACACCATCGAGATCTTCCCGGTCTACGAGGAGCTCGCGGTCCGCATCGAGATGTTCGGCGACGAGATCGAGGCCCTCTCCACGCTCCACCCGCTCACCGGCGAGATCATCAGCGACGACCGGCAGCTGTACGTCTTCCCGGCCTCCCACTACGTCGCGGGCCCCGAGCGCCTGGAGCGGGCCGTCAACGACATCGAGAAGGAGCTCGGCGAGCGCCTCGCCGAGCTGGAGAAGCAGGGCAAGCTCCTGGAGGCCCAGCGCCTGCGGATGCGCACCACGTACGACATCGAGATGCTCCGCCAGATCGGCTCCTGCTCCGGCGTCGAGAACTACTCGATGCACTTCGACGGACGCTCGCCCGGCTCCCCGCCCAACACCCTGCTGGACTACTTCCCCGACGACTTCCTCCTGGTCATCGACGAGTCGCACGTCACCGTCCCGCAGATCGGCGCCATGTACGAGGGCGACGCCTCCCGCAAGCGCACCCTCGTCGACCACGGCTTCCGGCTGCCCTCGGCCCTGGACAACCGCCCGCTGAAGTGGGAGGAGTTCCAGGAGCGCATCGGACAGACCGTGTACCTGTCGGCGACCCCCGGAAAGTACGAGCTCTCGCGCGGGGACGGCGTCGTCGAGCAGATCATCCGCCCCACCGGCCTGGTCGACCCGGAGGTCGTCGTCAAGCCCACCGAGGGGCAGATCGACGACCTGGTGCACGAGATCCGCACGCGCACGGAGAAGGACGAACGCGTCCTGGTCACCACCCTCACCAAGAAGATGGCCGAGGACCTCACGGACTACTTCCTGGAGCTCGGCATCCAGGTGCGCTACCTGCACAGCGACGTCGACACCCTGCGCCGTGTCGAGCTGCTGCGCGAGCTGCGCTCCGGCGAGTTCGACGTCCTGGTCGGCATCAACCTCCTCCGTGAGGGACTCGACCTGCCCGAGGTGTCCCTGGTGGCGATCCTCGACGCCGACAAGGAGGGCTTCCTGCGGTCCGGCACCTCCCTGATCCAGACCATCGGCCGCGCGGCGCGCAACGTCTCCGGCCAGGTCCACATGTACGCCGACAAGATCACCCCGGCGATGGAGAAGGCCATCGACGAGACCAACCGCCGCCGGGAGAAGCAGGTCGCCTACAACACGGAGCGCGGCATCGACCCCCAGCCGCTCCGCAAGAAGATCAACGACATCGTGGCGCAGATCGCCCGCGAGGACATCGACACGGAGCAGCTGCTCGGCTCCGGCTACCGCAAGTCCAAGGACGGCAAGGCCGCCAAGGCACCCGTGCCCGCCCTCGGCGGCAAGGCGGCCGGCGGTGCCAAGACCGCCAAGGGCAAGGCCGGGGAGACGGTCCCGACCGACCGTCCCGCGGCCGATCTCGCCGCGCAGATCGAGGAGATGACGGCGCGTATGCGCGCCGCCGCTGCGGACCTGCAGTTCGAGATCGCCGCCCGACTGCGCGACGAGGTCTCCGAGATGAAGAAGGAACTGCGCCAGATGAAGGAGGCGGGACTGGCCTGA
- a CDS encoding pseudouridine-5'-phosphate glycosidase yields the protein MVLVVSEEVREAVDARRPVVALESTIIAHGLPRPRNLQVALELEDVVRREGAVPATIAVLDGRPHVGLDKKQLERVANEDGIRKLGHRDLPLAVASGASGATTVSATALLAALAGVRVFATGGLGGVHREWTVTQDESADLGLLARTRITVVCAGVKSILDVPATLQRLETLGVAVAGYGTDRFPGFYLSDSGHPVEWTLENPGQVADVMRAQDALDGPESALIVANPVPEEEQLDPELHARVLTEALHACEAEGVAGQAVTPFLLDYLVRHTDGASLSANLAAVRGNVRLAARIAAAWAGA from the coding sequence GTGGTGCTGGTGGTGTCGGAGGAAGTACGCGAGGCGGTCGACGCGCGTCGACCCGTGGTGGCCCTGGAGTCCACGATCATCGCGCACGGGCTGCCACGTCCGCGGAATCTGCAGGTGGCGCTGGAGCTGGAGGACGTCGTACGACGGGAGGGCGCCGTTCCGGCGACGATCGCCGTGCTGGACGGGCGGCCCCACGTCGGCCTCGACAAGAAGCAGTTGGAGCGGGTCGCGAACGAGGACGGCATCCGCAAGCTGGGCCATCGCGATCTGCCGCTCGCGGTGGCTTCGGGGGCCAGCGGGGCGACCACGGTGTCGGCCACCGCTCTGCTGGCGGCGCTGGCGGGGGTGCGGGTGTTCGCCACGGGCGGCCTCGGCGGCGTGCACCGGGAGTGGACGGTCACGCAGGACGAGTCGGCCGACCTGGGACTGCTGGCGCGGACGCGGATCACCGTGGTGTGCGCGGGTGTGAAGTCGATCCTGGACGTGCCGGCGACCCTGCAGCGTCTGGAGACGCTGGGCGTCGCGGTGGCCGGATACGGCACGGACCGCTTCCCCGGCTTCTATCTGTCCGACTCGGGACATCCGGTGGAGTGGACGCTGGAGAACCCCGGGCAGGTGGCGGACGTCATGCGGGCGCAGGACGCGCTCGACGGGCCGGAGTCGGCGCTGATCGTCGCCAATCCCGTGCCCGAGGAGGAGCAGCTCGACCCCGAGTTGCACGCGCGTGTGCTGACCGAGGCACTGCACGCGTGCGAGGCCGAGGGGGTCGCCGGGCAGGCCGTCACGCCGTTCCTGCTCGACTATCTGGTGCGGCACACAGACGGCGCCTCGCTCAGCGCCAATCTGGCGGCGGTACGCGGCAACGTAAGGCTCGCGGCACGGATCGCGGCGGCCTGGGCCGGAGCGTGA
- the fdhA gene encoding formaldehyde dehydrogenase, glutathione-independent: MSGNRAVAYLKPGAVEVQSIDYPTLEVKDGPGVAPDNVGRKCRHGVILKVLASNICGSDQHMVRGRTTAPEGLVLGHEITGEVVERGPDVEFIDVGDIVSVPFNIACGRCRNCKERKTGICLNVNPSRPGAAYGYVDMGGWVGGQAEYAMVPYADFNLLKFPDPDQAREKLLDLTMLSDIFPTGFHGAVTAGAGVGSTVYVAGAGPVGLAAAASAQLLGAAVVIVGDLNTERLAQARSFGCETVDVSQGDIGEQIEQILGEPEVDAAVDAVGFEARAHGPDAQEAPATVLNSLMSITQAGGALGIPGLYVTDDPGGVDEDAKSGTLKVRLGLGWAKSHRFTTGQCPVMKYHRNLMRAILHERVHIAKAVNATVIGIEDAPRGYAEFDQGASRKYVLNPHGVLDSLQPV, translated from the coding sequence ATGAGCGGAAACAGGGCAGTCGCGTATCTCAAGCCGGGCGCGGTGGAAGTCCAGTCCATCGACTACCCGACGCTTGAAGTGAAGGACGGGCCGGGGGTCGCGCCCGACAACGTCGGCCGGAAGTGCCGGCACGGGGTGATCCTCAAGGTGCTCGCCAGCAACATCTGTGGCAGCGACCAGCACATGGTGCGCGGGCGGACGACCGCGCCCGAAGGGCTGGTCCTCGGACACGAGATCACCGGAGAGGTCGTCGAACGGGGTCCCGACGTCGAGTTCATCGATGTCGGCGACATCGTCTCCGTACCGTTCAACATCGCCTGCGGGCGGTGCCGCAACTGCAAGGAGCGCAAGACCGGCATCTGTCTGAACGTCAACCCGTCCCGCCCGGGAGCGGCCTACGGCTATGTCGACATGGGCGGCTGGGTCGGCGGTCAGGCGGAGTACGCCATGGTCCCGTACGCGGACTTCAACCTGCTGAAGTTCCCGGACCCGGACCAGGCCCGCGAGAAGCTGCTCGACCTCACCATGCTGTCGGACATCTTCCCGACCGGGTTCCACGGCGCGGTGACCGCGGGCGCGGGCGTCGGCTCGACGGTGTACGTCGCCGGGGCCGGCCCGGTCGGTCTGGCGGCGGCCGCGTCGGCGCAGCTGCTGGGTGCGGCCGTGGTCATCGTCGGCGACCTCAACACCGAACGCCTCGCCCAGGCGAGGAGCTTCGGCTGCGAGACCGTCGACGTGTCGCAGGGTGACATCGGGGAGCAGATCGAGCAGATCCTCGGCGAGCCCGAGGTGGACGCGGCGGTCGACGCCGTCGGCTTCGAGGCCCGGGCCCACGGCCCGGACGCCCAGGAGGCGCCCGCCACGGTCCTCAACTCACTGATGTCGATCACCCAGGCGGGCGGCGCCCTGGGCATCCCGGGGCTCTACGTCACGGACGACCCCGGCGGGGTCGACGAGGACGCGAAGTCTGGGACGCTGAAGGTGCGGCTGGGCCTGGGCTGGGCCAAGAGCCACCGCTTCACGACCGGGCAGTGCCCGGTGATGAAGTACCACCGCAACCTGATGCGGGCGATCCTGCACGAGCGTGTGCACATCGCCAAGGCGGTCAACGCGACCGTCATCGGCATCGAGGACGCGCCGCGCGGCTACGCCGAGTTCGACCAGGGCGCCAGCCGCAAGTACGTGCTGAATCCGCATGGGGTGCTGGACAGCCTGCAGCCCGTCTGA
- a CDS encoding carbohydrate kinase family protein, protein MTTTPEGAGSEGVRAAVTSAGGALLVVGDVITDVVARHRGPLAPGTDTAAAIRTVPGGAGANVACWAAHWGCPEVRLLGRVGADAADWHERELTACGVRPRLVVDPQAATGTVICLVDAGDAAERTFLTDSGASLRLDPDDWSDTLLDGVARLHLSGYLLFSDPSRALVTVALEAARARGVPVSLDPASAGFLARLGVERFLGLVDGLDLLLPSRDEACLLTGLPDPSDAAAKLSRHVPLVVTKQGRDGALVAHSGAVSAHVPAVPATPTDTTGAGDAFTGAFLAALVAGAEPEDAAREGCRAGAQAVERVGGRPPGRG, encoded by the coding sequence GTGACGACGACGCCGGAGGGGGCCGGATCCGAGGGTGTGCGGGCGGCGGTCACCTCGGCGGGCGGTGCCCTGCTGGTCGTCGGCGACGTGATCACGGATGTCGTCGCCCGGCACCGCGGGCCGCTGGCACCGGGGACCGACACCGCTGCCGCGATCCGCACGGTGCCGGGTGGGGCCGGCGCCAATGTGGCCTGCTGGGCGGCACACTGGGGCTGCCCGGAGGTGCGGCTGCTCGGTCGGGTCGGCGCGGACGCGGCGGACTGGCACGAGCGGGAACTGACCGCTTGCGGGGTGCGGCCGCGGCTCGTCGTCGATCCGCAGGCGGCCACGGGAACGGTGATCTGCCTGGTGGACGCGGGTGACGCGGCCGAGCGGACATTCCTGACCGACAGCGGGGCGTCGCTGCGCCTGGACCCCGACGACTGGTCGGACACGCTGCTGGACGGCGTGGCCCGGCTGCACCTGTCGGGCTATCTGCTGTTCTCCGATCCCAGCCGAGCGCTGGTCACGGTCGCGCTGGAGGCGGCACGCGCGCGTGGTGTGCCGGTGAGCCTGGACCCCGCGTCGGCGGGATTCCTCGCGCGGCTGGGGGTGGAACGCTTCCTGGGCCTCGTCGACGGACTGGACCTGCTGCTGCCGAGCCGGGACGAGGCGTGCCTGCTCACCGGGCTCCCCGACCCGTCGGACGCGGCCGCGAAGCTGAGCCGGCACGTGCCGCTGGTGGTGACCAAGCAGGGCCGGGACGGTGCTCTGGTGGCCCACTCCGGTGCGGTCTCCGCCCACGTCCCCGCCGTACCGGCGACTCCCACGGACACCACGGGAGCCGGTGACGCGTTCACGGGCGCCTTCCTCGCCGCGCTGGTCGCGGGCGCGGAGCCGGAGGACGCGGCGCGGGAAGGATGCAGGGCCGGGGCACAGGCGGTCGAGCGAGTGGGTGGGAGACCGCCGGGGAGGGGCTGA
- a CDS encoding TerD family protein, translated as MTVNMTKGQAISLQKNDGGSLTAVRMGLGWQAAPRRGLFGSRTREIDLDASAVLFADKQPVDVVFFRHLVSDDGSVRHTGDNLVGGVGQGGDDEAILVDLARVPVHIDQIVFTVNSFTGQTFQEVQNAFCRLVDETNGQELARYTLAGGGAYTAQIMAKVHRSGTGWTMTAIGAPANGRTFQDLMPTILPVL; from the coding sequence GTGACCGTCAACATGACCAAGGGTCAGGCCATCAGTCTGCAGAAGAACGACGGGGGCAGCCTGACCGCGGTGCGCATGGGTCTCGGCTGGCAGGCGGCTCCCCGGCGCGGCCTGTTCGGTTCGCGTACGCGGGAGATCGACCTGGACGCCTCGGCCGTCCTGTTCGCCGACAAGCAGCCCGTGGACGTCGTCTTCTTCCGCCACCTCGTGAGCGACGACGGCTCCGTGCGCCACACCGGCGACAACCTCGTCGGCGGTGTCGGCCAGGGCGGCGACGACGAGGCGATCCTCGTCGACCTCGCGCGCGTCCCGGTCCACATCGACCAGATCGTCTTCACCGTGAACTCCTTCACGGGACAGACCTTCCAGGAGGTGCAGAACGCCTTCTGCCGTCTCGTCGACGAGACCAACGGCCAGGAACTGGCCCGCTACACGCTCGCGGGCGGCGGTGCCTACACGGCCCAGATCATGGCGAAGGTGCACCGCTCGGGCACGGGCTGGACGATGACGGCCATCGGCGCCCCGGCCAACGGCCGCACCTTCCAGGACCTGATGCCGACGATCCTGCCGGTCCTGTAG
- a CDS encoding MHYT domain-containing protein — protein MQGTVDGFSYGLVTPLVAYLMACLGGALGLRCTTRSMLVTHSSRPAWLALGSAAIGSGIWTMHFVAMMGFTVRQAPLHYDKAMTFASLGVAIVMVGVGIFIVGYRGARGTALFTGGTITGLGIASMHYLGMAAMRLNGRLGYNTFTVAVSVVIAMCAATAALWAAGQVRGFLWSVGASLVMGLAVSGMHYTGMAALTVHLHGTSAPTSGESPAALLWPMLIGPLAFLLIAAVVVMFDPLMVMGKPDWSPVEHKPGVPAHPSVHHPAHHPHRPVRPLGRRASRTPQNR, from the coding sequence ATGCAAGGCACGGTCGACGGATTCAGCTACGGACTCGTCACACCGCTGGTGGCCTACCTCATGGCCTGCCTCGGTGGCGCCCTCGGCCTGCGCTGCACCACCAGATCCATGCTCGTTACACATTCCTCGCGCCCGGCCTGGCTCGCCCTGGGCTCGGCGGCGATCGGGTCCGGCATATGGACCATGCACTTCGTCGCGATGATGGGGTTCACGGTCAGACAGGCGCCCCTCCACTACGACAAGGCGATGACGTTCGCCAGCCTGGGCGTCGCCATCGTGATGGTGGGCGTCGGGATCTTCATCGTCGGATACCGCGGCGCCAGGGGGACCGCCCTGTTCACAGGCGGAACGATCACCGGCCTGGGCATCGCGTCGATGCACTACCTGGGCATGGCCGCGATGCGCCTGAACGGAAGGCTGGGGTACAACACGTTCACGGTCGCCGTCTCCGTCGTCATCGCGATGTGCGCCGCCACCGCCGCCCTGTGGGCCGCGGGACAGGTCCGGGGGTTCCTGTGGAGCGTGGGCGCGAGCCTCGTCATGGGTCTCGCCGTCAGCGGCATGCACTACACGGGCATGGCCGCCCTCACCGTCCACCTCCACGGCACGTCCGCCCCCACGTCCGGCGAGTCGCCCGCGGCCCTGCTGTGGCCGATGCTGATCGGACCGCTCGCCTTCCTCCTGATCGCCGCCGTGGTGGTGATGTTCGACCCGCTGATGGTCATGGGCAAGCCCGACTGGAGTCCCGTCGAGCACAAGCCGGGCGTGCCGGCCCACCCCTCCGTCCACCACCCGGCCCACCACCCCCACCGACCGGTCCGGCCTCTGGGCCGCCGCGCCTCCCGCACCCCACAGAACCGCTGA
- a CDS encoding VOC family protein: MTDNTARLDHVVLWVRDPEASAGFYEKTVGLETLRLTEFAEGTAPFPSVRLNEETILDLMPLTMAERMRMLPGAAESSGHPVNHVCLAMPAEHFEELRSRLQEGSVPVSDIDHDSFGARGKARRSFYFRDPDGNVFEARHYD, from the coding sequence ATGACCGACAACACGGCACGCCTCGACCACGTCGTCCTCTGGGTACGCGACCCCGAGGCCTCGGCCGGCTTCTACGAGAAGACCGTCGGCTTGGAAACGCTGCGGCTCACCGAATTCGCCGAGGGCACAGCGCCCTTCCCCTCAGTACGGCTCAACGAGGAGACCATCCTCGATCTCATGCCGCTCACCATGGCGGAGCGGATGCGGATGCTCCCGGGAGCCGCCGAGAGCTCGGGGCACCCGGTCAACCACGTCTGCCTGGCCATGCCCGCCGAGCACTTCGAGGAACTGCGGAGCCGACTCCAGGAGGGCTCGGTGCCCGTGTCGGACATCGACCACGACTCGTTCGGCGCCCGCGGAAAGGCCAGGCGCAGCTTCTACTTCCGTGACCCCGACGGGAACGTCTTCGAGGCCCGGCACTACGACTAG
- a CDS encoding TerD family protein: protein MAAELVRGQNHPLSQARLEIRVSAGAPVVASATLGDENGKARSTEWVAHPGAPTLPGLEVSRQAAADHRLAVDLDAMPEAVHRVNVLLALPTAGGAGPARFGAVAAPFVAVTGLDGTEVATYTITGLDAESAVVALELYRRQGAWKVRAVGQGYAGGLAELLTDQGLPEAHHLAGHIDEAVAQSLARSVQAPPQRTADGDRTRQAAGPHASPYGPQSTPASGAAQPTVPQGLTPPDSSALTQPSAPTVSGPIDYSHPGRRPAAPPPPVPTAPPASPGQPAQPVAGDATGWSMDERLYNQVWGMFEDLARTTAAYRSAVDFADSRMEKELDQALSDPRSRIGGQGDAAREAAQAKHAHLVDQARAALDRDLAQLSAEADVVEPALPPAYARWDNPVWHGYRVPMELPMAVRVGDLHLPESGLLRIPMLVRLPLERGLWIDSGRSELFDESFADAAGLGHLAMETAVALAARLLAVYPAGEFAVHVVDPAGSGARALAPLVRTGVLGAPPALGAAGVADVLGRLTERVDLVQMAVRGGAPDALPPGFDTAEQLLIVNDFPHGFDDRAVNQLRYLADEGPAVGVHLMMVADREEASSYGPLLDPLWRSLLRLTPVPDDHLADPWVGHAWTFEPALVPPGSQVLQQVLTLVAAARTKYT, encoded by the coding sequence ATGGCGGCCGAGCTGGTGCGGGGGCAGAACCACCCGCTCTCCCAGGCCCGACTCGAGATCCGGGTCTCGGCCGGCGCGCCGGTCGTGGCCTCGGCCACGCTCGGCGACGAAAACGGCAAGGCGCGGAGCACCGAATGGGTGGCCCACCCGGGTGCGCCGACCCTGCCGGGCCTTGAGGTCTCCCGGCAGGCGGCCGCGGACCACCGTCTCGCGGTGGACCTGGACGCCATGCCGGAGGCCGTCCACCGGGTCAACGTGCTGCTCGCGCTGCCCACGGCGGGCGGTGCGGGCCCGGCCCGCTTCGGCGCCGTGGCCGCCCCCTTCGTCGCCGTCACCGGGCTCGACGGCACCGAGGTCGCCACCTACACGATCACCGGTCTGGACGCCGAGTCGGCCGTCGTGGCCCTGGAGCTCTACCGCCGGCAGGGCGCCTGGAAGGTGCGCGCCGTCGGGCAGGGATATGCCGGCGGTCTCGCCGAACTCCTCACCGACCAGGGCCTGCCCGAGGCCCACCACCTCGCGGGCCACATCGACGAGGCGGTCGCCCAGAGTCTGGCCCGCTCGGTCCAGGCACCCCCGCAGCGGACCGCGGACGGCGACCGTACGCGGCAGGCAGCGGGACCGCACGCCTCTCCCTACGGCCCGCAGAGCACGCCCGCGTCCGGCGCCGCGCAGCCCACGGTGCCGCAGGGCCTCACGCCCCCGGATTCCTCGGCGCTCACCCAGCCGTCCGCGCCCACCGTCTCCGGCCCCATCGACTACAGCCACCCGGGCCGCAGGCCCGCCGCACCCCCGCCGCCCGTCCCGACGGCGCCCCCGGCCTCGCCGGGACAACCGGCGCAGCCCGTCGCCGGCGACGCGACCGGCTGGTCCATGGACGAGCGGCTGTACAACCAGGTCTGGGGCATGTTCGAGGACCTGGCCCGCACGACCGCCGCCTACCGCAGCGCCGTCGACTTCGCCGACTCCCGGATGGAGAAGGAACTCGACCAGGCCCTTTCCGACCCGCGCAGCAGGATCGGCGGACAGGGCGACGCCGCGCGGGAAGCGGCGCAGGCCAAGCACGCGCACCTCGTCGACCAGGCACGGGCGGCCCTGGACCGCGACCTCGCCCAGCTCTCCGCCGAGGCCGACGTCGTCGAGCCCGCGCTGCCGCCCGCGTACGCGCGCTGGGACAACCCCGTCTGGCACGGCTACCGGGTGCCGATGGAGCTCCCGATGGCCGTCCGCGTGGGCGATCTCCATCTACCGGAGAGCGGGCTGCTGCGCATCCCGATGCTGGTGCGGCTGCCGTTGGAGCGGGGTCTTTGGATCGACAGCGGACGCTCCGAGCTGTTTGACGAGTCGTTCGCCGACGCCGCGGGACTGGGGCACCTCGCCATGGAGACGGCGGTCGCGCTCGCGGCCCGTCTGCTGGCCGTCTATCCCGCCGGCGAGTTCGCCGTGCACGTCGTGGACCCGGCGGGCTCGGGCGCGCGGGCTCTCGCACCGCTGGTGCGCACCGGTGTGCTCGGGGCCCCGCCCGCGCTGGGTGCCGCCGGCGTGGCGGACGTCCTCGGCCGTCTCACCGAGCGCGTCGACCTGGTGCAGATGGCGGTGCGCGGCGGCGCCCCCGACGCGCTGCCGCCCGGCTTCGACACGGCGGAGCAGCTGCTGATCGTCAACGACTTCCCGCACGGCTTCGACGACAGGGCCGTGAACCAGTTGCGCTACCTCGCGGACGAGGGCCCCGCCGTCGGTGTCCACCTGATGATGGTCGCGGACCGGGAGGAGGCCTCGAGCTACGGGCCCCTGCTCGACCCCTTGTGGCGTTCGCTGCTGCGACTGACGCCGGTGCCCGACGACCACCTCGCCGACCCCTGGGTCGGCCACGCCTGGACGTTCGAGCCCGCGCTCGTACCGCCCGGGAGCCAGGTCCTGCAGCAGGTGCTCACTTTGGTGGCGGCAGCCCGTACCAAGTACACGTAA